One Pagrus major chromosome 11, Pma_NU_1.0 genomic region harbors:
- the cpeb2 gene encoding cytoplasmic polyadenylation element-binding protein 2 isoform X1 produces MQDEPVGVTATQLPPSTEEKDSSSGSTVSKSGKQPNQSDGSRPSSFTPDYKHLKQRIALRDHFCPTQSICDLQHRRKTHQHSDFSPTQSPPPQGRFSHLPQRQPEHRAAADPCGSPVEEAEADAASPSPTSVNPHKIQMDSPIAHHINGNGGSSTGNMLSGGLSAAFPNLPTQELQSASVGSTSPSLPGFGTPWSVQTSSSPPPAPNSINPIHANAINQLPSTDSDNGFYTGIPSSINPAFFQSFSPVSANPCAGINVQGFSGPFSPQINVPQQAQSRRSPVSPQMHPQQGAFLQQRNNYNQHQPMVKPSPWGGHQGNGWGSGGMSWGRDHRRGSGMGVPGSVSHASPLKKPFSSNVIAPPKFPRSGGSLGPKSWLEENMFRTDSNSNTLLPLQDRTRMYDSLNMHSLESSLIDIMRAEQDPMKGRVGCPNPGADGLLMLNARGYGRRRGRSSLFPIDDNLLDDGHGNQGVPGVLGPNCYPHQNGERIERFSRKVFVGGLPPDIDEDEITSSFRRFGHLVVDWPHKAESKSYFPPKGYAFLLFQEESSVQALIEACMEEDGKLYLCVSSPTIKDKPVQIRPWNLSDSDFVMDGSQPLDPRKTIFVGGVPRPLRAIELAMIMDRLYGGVCYAGIDTDPELKYPKGAGRVAFSNQQSYIAAISARFVQLQHGDIDKRVEVKPYVLDDQLCDECQGARCGGKFAPFFCANVTCLQYYCEFCWANIHSRAGREFHKPLVKEGADRPRQIHFRWN; encoded by the exons ATGCAGGATGAGCCTGTGGGGGTGACAGCCACGCAATTACCCCCGTCAACCGAGGAAAAggacagcagcagcggcagcacgGTCAGCAAATCCGGGAAGCAGCCGAACCAAAGCGACGGCAGCCGGCCGAGCTCCTTCACACCGGATTATAAGCATCTGAAGCAGAGGATAGCTCTCAGAGATCATTTCTGCCCGACGCAGTCTATCTGTGACCTTCAGCACAGACGAAAAACCCATCAGCACAGTGACTTCAGCCCCACTCAGTCGCCCCCACCCCAGGGACGGTTCAGTCACCTGCCGCAGAGGCAGCCCGAGCACCGCGCCGCTGCCGACCCCTGCGGCTCTCCAGTGGAGGAGGCTGAAGCTGATGCTGCGTCGCCATCGCCCACTTCCGTAAATCCACACAAGATCCAAATGGACTCCCCCATCGCCCACCATATAAATGGCAATGGCGGCAGCAGCACCGGCAACATGTTGTCCGGAGGTCTGAGCGCCGCTTTCCCGAACCTCCCCACCCAGGAGCTGCAGAGCGCCAGCGTAGGCTCgacctcaccctccctccccgGGTTCGGCACCCCGTGGTCCGTCCAGACCAGCTCCTCGCCCCCTCCCGCACCCAACTCCATCAACCCCATCCACGCCAACGCCATTAACCAGCTGCCCAGCACAGACTCTGACAACGGCTTCTACACAGGTATCCCCTCCTCCATCAACCCGGCCTTCTTCCAGAGTTTTTCGCCGGTGTCAGCTAATCCGTGCGCCGGGATTAATGTGCAGGGCTTCAGCGGTCCTTTCTCGCCCCAGATAAACGTCCCTCAGCAGGCGCAGAGCCGCAGGTCCCCGGTCAGCCCACAGATGCATCCCCAGCAGGGCGCCTTCCTGCAGCAGAGGAACAACTACAACCAACATCAG CCCATGGTGAAGCCGTCTCCTTGGGGCGGTCACCAGGGGAATGGCTGGGGCTCCGGGGGGATGTCCTGGGGCCGAGACCACCGCAGAGGGAGTGGCATGGGTGTACCTGGCTCAGTCAGTCACGCCTCGCCCCTGAAGAAGCCCTTCTCGAGCAACGTCATCGCTCCTCCCAAGTTCCCACGCTCCGGAGGATCACTGGGGCCTAAGTCCTGGTTAGAGGAGAACATGTTTCGCAcagacagcaacagcaacacttTGTTGCCCCTGCAG GACCGCACCAGGATGTACGACAGTCTGAACATGCACTCCCTGGAGAGCTCTCTGATTGACATCATGCGAGCTGAGCAGGATCCGATGAAAG GCCGTGTGGGATGCCCTAACCCCGGGGCTGACGGCCTACTCATGCTCAATG CCAGAGGCTATGGGAGACGTCGAG gCCGCTCCTCCCTCTTCCCTATTGATGACAATCTCCTCGATGATGGCCACGGCAACCAGGGTGTCCCAGGAGTTCTTGGCCCTAACTGTTACCCCCACCAGAACGGGGAGCGCATCGAGCGCTTCTCCCGTAAGGTGTTCGTGGGAGGTTTGCCCCCTGACATAGATGAAG ATGAAATAACCTCAAGTTTCCGCCGTTTTGGTCACCTGGTGGTGGACTGGCCACACAAAGCAGAGAGCAAATCCTACTTTCCACCTAAAG GATACGCATTCCTGCTGTTCCAGGAGGAGAGCTCGGTGCAGGCTCTGATTGAAGCCTGCATGGAGGAGGATGGGAAGCTCTACCTGTGTGTCTCCAGCCCCACCATCAAGGACAAACCT GTGCAAATTCGACCTTGGAACCTGAGCGACAGTGACTTTGTGATGGACGGTTCTCAGCCCCTCGATCCCCGCAAGACCATCTTTGTGGGAGGCGTCCCCCGTCCCCTGAGAGCGA TTGAGCTGGCCATGATTATGGATCGTCTCTACGGCGGAGTGTGCTACGCAGGGATCGACACCGACCCAGAGCTCAAGTACCCCAAGGGTGCGGGGCGAGTGGCCTTCTCCAATCAGCAGAGTTACATTGCCGCCATCAGTGCGAGATTCGTCCAGCTGCAGCACGGAGACATTGACAAGCGG GTGGAGGTGAAGCCCTACGTCCTGGATGATCAGCTGTGTGATGAGTGTCAGGGTGCACGCTGTGGAGGGAAGTTCGCTCCCTTTTTCTGCGCTAACGTCACCTGTCTGCAGTACTACTGCGAGTTCTGCTGGGCCAACATCCACTCCCGCGCTGGACGAGAGTTTCACAAGCCCCTGGTGAAGGAGGGAGCCGACCGTCCACGGCAGATTCACTTCCGCTGGAACTAG
- the cpeb2 gene encoding cytoplasmic polyadenylation element-binding protein 2 isoform X2, which produces MQDEPVGVTATQLPPSTEEKDSSSGSTVSKSGKQPNQSDGSRPSSFTPDYKHLKQRIALRDHFCPTQSICDLQHRRKTHQHSDFSPTQSPPPQGRFSHLPQRQPEHRAAADPCGSPVEEAEADAASPSPTSVNPHKIQMDSPIAHHINGNGGSSTGNMLSGGLSAAFPNLPTQELQSASVGSTSPSLPGFGTPWSVQTSSSPPPAPNSINPIHANAINQLPSTDSDNGFYTGIPSSINPAFFQSFSPVSANPCAGINVQGFSGPFSPQINVPQQAQSRRSPVSPQMHPQQGAFLQQRNNYNQHQPMVKPSPWGGHQGNGWGSGGMSWGRDHRRGSGMGVPGSVSHASPLKKPFSSNVIAPPKFPRSGGSLGPKSWLEENMFRTDSNSNTLLPLQDRTRMYDSLNMHSLESSLIDIMRAEQDPMKGRVGCPNPGADGLLMLNGRSSLFPIDDNLLDDGHGNQGVPGVLGPNCYPHQNGERIERFSRKVFVGGLPPDIDEDEITSSFRRFGHLVVDWPHKAESKSYFPPKGYAFLLFQEESSVQALIEACMEEDGKLYLCVSSPTIKDKPVQIRPWNLSDSDFVMDGSQPLDPRKTIFVGGVPRPLRAIELAMIMDRLYGGVCYAGIDTDPELKYPKGAGRVAFSNQQSYIAAISARFVQLQHGDIDKRVEVKPYVLDDQLCDECQGARCGGKFAPFFCANVTCLQYYCEFCWANIHSRAGREFHKPLVKEGADRPRQIHFRWN; this is translated from the exons ATGCAGGATGAGCCTGTGGGGGTGACAGCCACGCAATTACCCCCGTCAACCGAGGAAAAggacagcagcagcggcagcacgGTCAGCAAATCCGGGAAGCAGCCGAACCAAAGCGACGGCAGCCGGCCGAGCTCCTTCACACCGGATTATAAGCATCTGAAGCAGAGGATAGCTCTCAGAGATCATTTCTGCCCGACGCAGTCTATCTGTGACCTTCAGCACAGACGAAAAACCCATCAGCACAGTGACTTCAGCCCCACTCAGTCGCCCCCACCCCAGGGACGGTTCAGTCACCTGCCGCAGAGGCAGCCCGAGCACCGCGCCGCTGCCGACCCCTGCGGCTCTCCAGTGGAGGAGGCTGAAGCTGATGCTGCGTCGCCATCGCCCACTTCCGTAAATCCACACAAGATCCAAATGGACTCCCCCATCGCCCACCATATAAATGGCAATGGCGGCAGCAGCACCGGCAACATGTTGTCCGGAGGTCTGAGCGCCGCTTTCCCGAACCTCCCCACCCAGGAGCTGCAGAGCGCCAGCGTAGGCTCgacctcaccctccctccccgGGTTCGGCACCCCGTGGTCCGTCCAGACCAGCTCCTCGCCCCCTCCCGCACCCAACTCCATCAACCCCATCCACGCCAACGCCATTAACCAGCTGCCCAGCACAGACTCTGACAACGGCTTCTACACAGGTATCCCCTCCTCCATCAACCCGGCCTTCTTCCAGAGTTTTTCGCCGGTGTCAGCTAATCCGTGCGCCGGGATTAATGTGCAGGGCTTCAGCGGTCCTTTCTCGCCCCAGATAAACGTCCCTCAGCAGGCGCAGAGCCGCAGGTCCCCGGTCAGCCCACAGATGCATCCCCAGCAGGGCGCCTTCCTGCAGCAGAGGAACAACTACAACCAACATCAG CCCATGGTGAAGCCGTCTCCTTGGGGCGGTCACCAGGGGAATGGCTGGGGCTCCGGGGGGATGTCCTGGGGCCGAGACCACCGCAGAGGGAGTGGCATGGGTGTACCTGGCTCAGTCAGTCACGCCTCGCCCCTGAAGAAGCCCTTCTCGAGCAACGTCATCGCTCCTCCCAAGTTCCCACGCTCCGGAGGATCACTGGGGCCTAAGTCCTGGTTAGAGGAGAACATGTTTCGCAcagacagcaacagcaacacttTGTTGCCCCTGCAG GACCGCACCAGGATGTACGACAGTCTGAACATGCACTCCCTGGAGAGCTCTCTGATTGACATCATGCGAGCTGAGCAGGATCCGATGAAAG GCCGTGTGGGATGCCCTAACCCCGGGGCTGACGGCCTACTCATGCTCAATG gCCGCTCCTCCCTCTTCCCTATTGATGACAATCTCCTCGATGATGGCCACGGCAACCAGGGTGTCCCAGGAGTTCTTGGCCCTAACTGTTACCCCCACCAGAACGGGGAGCGCATCGAGCGCTTCTCCCGTAAGGTGTTCGTGGGAGGTTTGCCCCCTGACATAGATGAAG ATGAAATAACCTCAAGTTTCCGCCGTTTTGGTCACCTGGTGGTGGACTGGCCACACAAAGCAGAGAGCAAATCCTACTTTCCACCTAAAG GATACGCATTCCTGCTGTTCCAGGAGGAGAGCTCGGTGCAGGCTCTGATTGAAGCCTGCATGGAGGAGGATGGGAAGCTCTACCTGTGTGTCTCCAGCCCCACCATCAAGGACAAACCT GTGCAAATTCGACCTTGGAACCTGAGCGACAGTGACTTTGTGATGGACGGTTCTCAGCCCCTCGATCCCCGCAAGACCATCTTTGTGGGAGGCGTCCCCCGTCCCCTGAGAGCGA TTGAGCTGGCCATGATTATGGATCGTCTCTACGGCGGAGTGTGCTACGCAGGGATCGACACCGACCCAGAGCTCAAGTACCCCAAGGGTGCGGGGCGAGTGGCCTTCTCCAATCAGCAGAGTTACATTGCCGCCATCAGTGCGAGATTCGTCCAGCTGCAGCACGGAGACATTGACAAGCGG GTGGAGGTGAAGCCCTACGTCCTGGATGATCAGCTGTGTGATGAGTGTCAGGGTGCACGCTGTGGAGGGAAGTTCGCTCCCTTTTTCTGCGCTAACGTCACCTGTCTGCAGTACTACTGCGAGTTCTGCTGGGCCAACATCCACTCCCGCGCTGGACGAGAGTTTCACAAGCCCCTGGTGAAGGAGGGAGCCGACCGTCCACGGCAGATTCACTTCCGCTGGAACTAG